The genomic stretch ATTAGGTTTTGATGAGATTGACTTCGACTTCTAAGTTATGCTTGTCATCAGTTGAGATACTATTGAATAGCTATTACGATGTAGAATGGAACCCTCTCAAGAGTGTGTACTTACAACTACACAAGAGATTAAATGCAGGGATTTCGTATTTTGAGATGAGCTTTCAGCCCTTACATCACACAGTTGGTGGTTTTCAATGCTACACACACTtcaaacttcaatcaatttgcaACGTCTAACGACAGAGGTGATGACTATTTCACCCCACACATAACTTAAATTCACTCATCAAGACTTTTAAATGAAATCGATAGTTAAAGCCAAGATTATGTAGCATCTTTTGGTTATTATATGTCAGTTCTTTCTTTGAAAGGCGACCTCCATGAAATTTTTGTAATTATCAGTTTTTTTGTGTGGAgagtttagtaattttgtagttggaatcaaaagtcaattgaagctagacaaccatggaaaacctgaaagcacttgactgccgtttcgtcctattatgggactccacagcagtacgcatccacgatcccgcctcgtgcgattcaaacccaggacctatcagtctcgcgtagtgaccagtggagtccaaccaggtctgttgtgagatatcaactcactgaaaacaatggtggattggttgaagttaaacatcaacaccgttggatgccagctcagcagtctagaggttaagcgctcgcgcacgagactgaatTTTGTAATTCACACTTTCATCATGACCTTTGCTCACAGCTTACTTTGTTATGTAATCCAAGATCATCCCCTCTTATGCttttacatggccacgcgtatacagcctctgccagggaagtcctactcactgccttctctcaccaCGGGTGTTTTCTACGAAactgagagaacgaaaagtgaatgcACGGCGCTTTAAACGTGTTGGTGGACAagaaaagttcacctaggggagttggaaaaccctaatcccaaaccaatggtgcacatgggctccagtatcctgagggaacaaatggcgtatgaatcaaacgttggtcaccagctaccacgggactgcatctcctcatgatgctctactgccttgtggatcagacctttaggtcaaaggctccaggtgtagtcacctaagaaaaccacctgtttcagtttgggcacctgggcagtatcacagctctcacgcaaatcaaatgagatttgtgcggcgcatacatatctggtgcccctttgtaccaatatatatatgtgtttaaataaaacaaaatggtaAATTAAAATCTCTTCAGAGACGATAGGTTTATACTGTACAACTATACTATGTACATATACAAACCTTGATATACACATATTTATGTGACTGTACGTGAGAAAATTTAAATATGACAAGAGAAAAATAGAGACACACACATGTATATTTATGGTATCTGTAGacattgtccttgaccttgcaGCAATTAAGCGTATTTTATGattctctttttttaaaaaaaacatttcatgcTTAACTTTTCCAAATAATTTTTGACAAAACCCACCCACATACGTGTAATTAATTACTAAGCTGAAAACTTGCACAGagataaaaaaaaaaacagaccCATGGAATGGGTTTTTTTGGTTAAGTacaaacgattgattcatattgctCTCGTTAattcacacacacaaacaaatagATAAAACAATCACATATTGACATGAAGATCATTAAAGAACAAAAATTTttagtttttaattattatttttatatgtgTGAGTTTATTCATCTGGTTTTCCAATGTTAAATAAATGTTTGCGGTAACTAGTATTTCCAGTTAGTTTCCCGTTTTGTTTAGAAGGTGAGGATTGAACTGAAGAATGTGTCATTTCACTAACTATTTTAGGTAGCTTAAGTTATTCATATCTGTATGCTATAAACACATTAGTGTAGTGCTTTCTAATATACCAGATGAAAAAATAAAGGGGTGGTTGGAAATTGAAGGTTTAATGAACAACATACTCTTCTGAACAGTAATCACCagttaaatgaatgaaaaaagtatgaaaaatactgaatacCGTAcacttattgaatattgaaaggGGGGATAAATAAACTGATATATCTTTCCCGAAGTTAACTAACTAACAtagttcgatcataggtgtcttcgacgcattgctcgtatatcctgggaccaccgggaaAGTAATGTAGTTCTTAGGAAACGGGTAATAGGTAAGGAtgggaaatcaattgatgaagtagtgaaacttcatgaGTTAAGATGGCtcggacacgtgttacgtatgcccaaccaccgactgccccgacgtgcaatgctttatggtgtaggagtaggttggaagaaagctaggggtggccagaccaaaacgtgacacaaatccatgaagtcactgataagTGGACTGTGTTATGctagtaggtgtagactacctggttgggattagcgagatgatagcaaccgatggttagagaccttgaatgacatggcccaaaatcgtttacaatggtgaaggtgcatccactctttgtgttctaccaaattctaatcttctgaattcttcatgtccgtatcctttttctcttttcaaatttatttcactggatcatactccttcaataacatcttcaaaccctaatctttcggattactgctcaTACCCccactacttctaccactatgggatttgaatggacaactgcatctctgttttaatgtggtatggcaactcgaactgatgtacgtacgtacgaagttctacattgtgactgactgaccgactgactgaacTAACATAGTGATCTTTTAATTAAAAAGATGACTAGACCAAGTATACATTGGAAAAGGGGAATTGTGTCAAAAAGGAGAGAAGTTAAGTGAAAATACAATCCAACAGCATTACAATGTTAAGTATGTAGGGAAAATTACTTTCAAATTGTATACAGCCAATTATATAATCATGTGCTTACACAAGTGACTAACAAGATGTACAGTCAGTCAGtgagttacaacgtagaacttcgtacgtacgtacatctgTTCGaactgccataccacattagcacacagatacaattgtcaattcaaatctcattgtggtagaagtagtaacagtataagcattatgtgaaggATAAgcgtttgaagatgttattcaaggagtatgatccagtgaaataaatttgaaaagagaaaaaggatacggacatgaagaattcagaagattagaatttggtagaacacaaagagtggatgcaccttcaccattgtaaacgattttgggccatgtcattcaaggtctctaaccatcggttgctatcatctcgcgaatcccaaccaggtagtctacacataccaacatggctcagtccacttatcagtgacttcatggatttatgccacattttggtctggccgcccctagccttctaccaacctactcctacaccataaagcattgcacgtcggggcagtcggtggttgggcatacgtaacgcgTGTCCGAGCCATCTTAACtcatgaagtttcactacttcatcaattgatttcccaTCCTTACCTATTACCCGTTTCCTAAGAACTACATTACTttcccggtggtcccaggatatacgaacaatgcgtcgaagacacctatgatcgaatactagtagcctacgaatatcctctactcttatcggccatgtttcactgccataaagtaggacggaatgaactgctgcacagtaaacacgtctttttgttgctagacggatatcttgcttatgccataaatgacgcaagttggagAAAGCTAAACGAGCCTTCTGTTTCCGTGCTGAGGTGTACATCTCTGGAAGATCTCATTACGTGAAAACCATAGCCAGTTATTGAATCAATTAAATTTAGAATGAGACGATgaagattaaaaaaaatcatGCTAATACATCAAAGTAAATAAGTTGTGTTAAATTCTATCAAATTTGCTTAGTTCGATGTATATCATTCACCGTGAGACCTGAACATGGCTCGATGTTTAACATCTTATGGTGATGTTAATGCATACCCACTAATAGGGAGTGGAAAACCAATTTATCATTTCAAGTAAGACTAATTGTCATATGCATCTTAAAGTGTAGACAGGATCCAATTATACAAGGAAACACTAGATATGTTTAAAGAGTACCAACCTACATTATGTATGATGCTATGTATTTTCGGAACACAATGCTCGTTGCTTAAGAAATCGTAAAGTGAATAGTGTTGGGATCAGATAAAGAGCAATTTAACGTTGAAAAGATAAGTACTTTAAGAAGTAAAGAAAGGTACTTTGATCTGAGATATTAGATTATATCATACAAGTCAACTTCTAACTTAATCCACTATGCTAACTGAAGTAGGATGATAACCGGAGATGGATGatgattagcagtggaatccaggatgtgcgatTCATTCTACTTGGAACTCGCCAGCTGAATGTTCTAGCATCTcagaattaatatttatttcaggaatcgaacccagtactaatatatatatatatatatatatatatattcacctgATTGCACAACCcagtggctatctgaactcagtagccaagtggatagTGCAACGGCGTTTTAAGCGAAAGTTTTAAGCGAAAGGTGCTGAGTTTAAGTCTCGGAGTGAATACCAACTTTGGGATGCTGgaacatacagctgacgagtcctaaatagaacgtCCTGAATTCAGCTGCAGGCAAACATCCATCTccgcttataatacttgtgaatcaAGGGACTATCGAGGTAATCCCCACATGATGCACATAcgtcaataagagactaattacaatcctaaacgtcaatgggaagatccaaacaaccaatacaagatGATGTCGggagaaagaagaaaaaagccAAAAAAGTAGTCAAATCTAGTCAAAATACACAATACAAATACTTATGATATTCTCTTGTGGTTGAATATACAATATAGAGATAGGAATTTCCTGCGAGAGATTATTATAAACAGTGTGATAACTATCATTAATTTTCATTTTGGGCATACTTCATACTAGTAGAAAGAGATACAATACTGATAAGGTGAATAGTGAAGGAGTAGCAATATTGGCAGTATAAGTTATAATAAGAACGATAAGTTATGTTACTGAATTTCGCCAACCAGTGATCAAGATAATTACACAGACCCTAACCAGACAGTGTACACGTACAAGAACGACACAAACTCATAGTTCATAGCTATATGATTTGGTCGCTGTTAGATTTACTCCAACGTACGCCAAGCAATCTTGCACTTCGTATTAGGGAGTGGTTAGACATACGTAATGTTTGTTCCAGACATTTCAGTTCATGAAGATTACAAGTATGTCAATTGAGTTGGCATCTCCTTGCAGAGAACATTGAAATTTAGTGATAGAAAACTCGTAATTCACAAACGATCCCATCAACTACCTACCACTACCTAACATCAAAACAATGCATCCAATGTCGAGTCATATATACTAATGACCATATTGtaacttgatcaataaaatcCAACCGACGTTAAAAAAAACTAGGCAAACATAAAGTTCGAATTGGAACTCAATAGTTGGTCAATTGTAATCATTTGAGTGCTACAGGAAATCAGGCGTCGTGGTCCGAATATCTCAGATTGTACAGCTTGGTTATCGAAGGTTCGAATCCTATAAAGAACATCAGTTCCTTTAAGCTTACAAATACACAAAGGTAACGGAATGCTATAAAAAGTATCAAAGATAATTTCAGGATATCCTGTCGACTAGCTGTATAACCACTACTAGTACATTTGACCCGTCATTATCTATTCTCAAAATTCATCAGCTACAATTATAAAAACAGATGTGAATTGGTTGGTTGAAAATTTTCATGTGTAGATAGTGACAATAAAGAGAATACACaatcgatcaatcaatcaacacTAAAATGAANNNNNNNNNNNNNNNNNNNNNNNNNNNNNNNNNNNNNNNNNNNNNNNNNNNNNNNNNNNNNNNNNNNNNNNNNNNNNNNNNNNNNNNNNNNNNNNNNNNNNNNNNNNNNNNNNNNNNNNNNNNNNNNNNNNNNNNNNNNNNNNNNNNNNNNNNNNNNNNNNNNNNNNNNNNNNNNNNNNNNNNNNNNNNNNNNNNNNNNNNNNNNNNNNNNNNNNNNNNNNNNNNNNNNNNNNNNNNNNNNNNNNNNNNNNNNNNNNNNNNNNNNNNNNNNNNNNNNNNNNNNNNNNNNNNNNNNNNNNNNNNNNNNNNNNNNNNNNNNNNNNNNNNNNNNNNNNNNNNNNNNNNNNNNNNNNNNNNNNNNNNNNNNNNNNNNNNNNNNNNNNNNNNNNNNNNNNNNNNNNNNNNNNNNNNNNNNNNNNNNNNNNNNNNTTTATGCTTATATGgatagattcgaacccaggacctaccagtatcgcgccagagcacttaacctctagaccactaagcctgcatctgatggtgttaatgttaatATGTTaatgtggatgcacactgctgagtagtcccacaataggaccaaacggccgttcactgcttccaggttttccatggtggtctagcttcaattaactcatgctttGAACCATGaaaaagtatttataattagTTTTCTTTGAATTCTATATTCATTTCGGTGGAAGTTGAACCACAAAACAAAAacctttttttctattttcatcatcatcattatcatccctTTAGTTCATTAAAACAGaaacacaaattgaatgatagtgaaataattaagtatgtaaaatgaaaagaataataaaaaaaacgagAGAAAAGTTGTAACCCATCAAcaacaagaaaaataaaaaaacgaaaatttgaacacaattattataaatatgaCGATCTTGATAAATGACGATTACAGAAgagataaaaaaaaaagaaaataaacgaaAATTCAGACAACGTGTACCGACAGTGATGAGTATAGTCTAAAAAGCAATgaacagagagagagagggggagagagagaaaaaaagagaaagaacgAAAGCGCACAGGTAATTAATCAATATCATGTGAATCAATGATAATTGtctaagaaaaaaaaagttaaataataaatagtataGAAAAGCCATAGATATAAAGAGAAATAAAGAGTGAGAGGGACATACAGTAAACCAAAAAATAGAGTGGTGGTGAagacacatacacatacaacacacgcacacacacagaCTTGTAGACATACAGACACATAAATGTAAAGTCTTGAATAATCTATTTAACCATGTAATAGACCAGATAAAAACTTAATTTCTTAAGAACACACATCGAGTCTAAGCAAAAGTAGATTGTGATCAAGGCAACCAACTAAccaaaaaacaagaaaaaaaacaaacacagaAAGTTGACAAGTGATAACAATAAAGAAACAACAAAATTGGAAGAAGTCAAAGAGAGaaggaatgaaataaataacacTAGTGAAAATGAATAATTAGTTATCTTTGTTTAACGGTTCAAATCAAACAGGGAACTAAGTAGATCTAATAGATCAATTTAACTGTTGAAATGATCAATTTGGAAGTTAAAAAATACATTGAACAATTAAAAGTCCCCCCAGCCATAGATTACAGCACAATACAGTGAAACTTCTTGAAACTATTGtatgcaacaacaacaacaaaaagactAAGGATAGTGATTCAACTAACCTACTGATTTGTATTAAGTAGTAACATTACAAAATGGAAAATATATAACTTAACTAACTATTGAAAGAAACTAATCTTGTGAAATTCAATTGTTGGATAATGTATTATACAGTTGttcaaattgaataaaatgaattgtcAGGAATTCATAATATCATGGAGGAGGAATGCATTTTTAAAATCTCAgtcaaaatgaatttgaagtaaaatcTAAAGTTTCACCCGACAATCAGCCCACGAATGCTCTGaaacggccgagagtggggagagtcagctctccctctcgagatgctctcacatagccacacgtatatagcgtttgtcacggaagtcctacttactgtcTTCTCGtagcatcactgttgtttacgaaattgagaggatcaAAAGCAAATATCcgaagctttaaccgggttggtggacacggaaactacaactaggggagttggaaaaccctcattccaaatcaatggtgcacatgggctccagtatcctgagagaacaaatggcgtatgaaccgatcgttggtcaccgactaccatgggaatgcatctccccacgatgctccactgccttgtgggtcagacctttaggtcaaaggctccgggtgtggccccattagaaaaccacctgcttcgtattgggcacccgagcagtatcacagtccgcacacatatgtatccggtgcctctttttaccaatatttatgtgttaatcTGACAATCTGGTTCAGGTTTTttaaaggaaatataatcaaaattatcaaatataaataagtacatgTTTCTCTGATTAAGTGTATACTAACTAGGTCATCCAATGAATGTTAACAGTGTTTAAAGTAGATATTTGTTCTAATGTGTAAGAGATATGTAGTATaattggatgacctatttaTTATACAGTTAACTAGAGAACTATGTCCTTATTTgcattcgataattttgattacatttccttgaaaaagcttggaccagattaccaggcgaaaaaattggatttacttcaaatccattcgctgaaattttacaaatacattttctccctatttaatgtcttacatcaactcgccacccaaatactgtgaaactattggctctaatttagacgaaagttcttatactcATAATATTATGTAGTGTTTTCTATGCTCAGTTGTTAGAGGTAGTTAAAATAAGATACTGTATCAGTTCGTGAAGTCACTGTCtcagccatgttagtagatgtagactatctggttgggatcAATAGTTGGAGAGCCTTGGTGACATGGAACAGAAGTatttactctttatcttcctctcTATGCAGAATTCCAATATTTCTTCATGCATATCAACATACATTGTTTTTAAATCATATTTTCAATGTTGACCCGttcttattattactgttactacATTATTTAGATCTCATTTGCTGTTGATCTCTTCGTGTTAATATAGTACGGCAACTTGAAATAACGCACATTGTTGCCGGACTTTACTTTGATAATGACTAACAATGATCCGATTTAATGATTAACACGCTCTGAACGCTTGGTTAACTAATAGATCAGGTATGTAAACTGCGCAAAGAAATTGAATGTCGAAACTCAGACAAGCATGTTGATAACTCATGCTAATACAAATGTGTTTGTTCtgactttatttaaattcataaagggaactaattgcaTGTAATACAAATGTGTTCGGATTTATTCAGACAGGAGGATAAGGAAGGTGGTTTAAGATAGgtgaatggtaataataattccCTTACAATAGCTTGTCAGCTTACATAGTAGGATTGAAGCATTAAGTGATATATTTGACCTTCTCCTAACAGATTACCTGTCATCTTGAAAAAATAAGTCTTCATCTATTCCAAGAGTGAAATATCTGCATACTACACACAGACAGGAGAACACCAAACTTCACAAAATACATAACATTGATGTTATTTTAGTTTTATATTGTATAGTGTACACAGTCGATTATATCTGAGCTGTATGTACGAATCTCACTATATTTAGCTTGCTTTTCATATTCAAATAGTTTGAAACTAAcactctctctctcacacacataCATAGAAAGAGGTGGCTTGAGCAGGTTCGTATCCTAATTACAACGCTATTGGAGCGGTAGCAAAATAGCAATCAGCATTCTACCAGGCTCGAGTCTCAACCTACCGATTACAGACTGGAGGTAACCAACAAGTATCCCTAACCGTTTGTATATGGAAAGTACTGTTCAAAATCAAGTGAATATAGTATTTGTACTTGATAGGAAAAACAACCGACTACAGACTCCACAATTTTCTACATTGTACTAAAATAGTCTTTGAGAAGACACAATCTACTTACATAACAAATGAGACCGATAAAGCAATATACAAAAACACACGCTGAAACTGACATACACAGACAGTCAGAGAAACAAGTAGCACAAAAATTATCGATTACATAGTAAGATAGTCAATCTTGACAGAACGCAAGAGAGAGAATAAAAGAATAAGTCGTAAGTTTAACTTGACCTAGACGTAATTAGGTAGGATAGTATTATTTTCTAGTGAAAAAAAGGCATCAATTAATCTGGCTATGAAATAGAAAAGGTTTTCATTTGTAATGTTGAAGAAACGTTTATTCATTGAAGAGtgtttacaataaaaatatcaacGAGACGAAGAGTAACACATAAGCAGTAGTTATggtccatatatatatagtaagttactagtatttgaccacagatgccttagaaatattgcacGAATCttctgggataaccgggtaagtaatagtgaggttagacacagggtataagggaatgatggtaaatcagttgatgaggttgtgaatcttcatcgactgagatggttaggccacgtgttacgcatgcctgaacaccgattaccacgacgcgctatgctgactagtgtaggagatggttggaaaagttaggggaggccaaaccaaaacgtggcattagtgcttgaagtcactgacttctagtctgagccatgttggaaGATGCAGACTAATtgtttggggtccgcgtgactatcgtaaccaatggttggagactctaggtgacatggctcagaatcgatcacaatggcgtaggtgtatacactctttatcttcccttaagccttgagattaaaattgcttcataacgtttttccttcctgtactatatccttatacacagtctatcttttatatactaccaccactaaattaattacttctatgaatccagtgttcatcttgttgtgctaacgaggtatggcaacttggaccgatgcataaatgtgcctggtcctacgttgtagctgactgacataTATATAGTCAAAAACCATAGATACCTTGGATATGTTCAATGGATAACCACGCTCATTTGATGAATACAGTTGTTTATAGAATAGGAATGAAAGTTTTAATCAAAGAAGACAATATAACACATTATTGAACAAGTGACGGCTCCAAGGTAGAGAAAAATAATAGGCTAACACTCATACAGTTTATCTTTTCAGGAAAGTTAACATTTCTCAGTCTTCTTATAGCCAAGAAAATACTGAATTTCATAATGTTGTGTCAAGTAGAGCTAAGAGTAGTTAGTAAAGATGGTAAAATGGTTGATGAAGTAATGAATCTCTACTAAATAAGGTGGATGTGACATACGTTACATAAGACCAACCATAGCCTACCTCGATGGGTGATTTTATTCGGTGTAGAAGTAGGTTAAAAGAAAGCTATGACGtgacatcagtccatgaagtgaCTGATAAGTGGATTGAGTGACTTACGTAGATGCGGACTACCTGGTTAGGAGTCCGtatgattattgtaaccaatgttTAGAGATCTAAGAtgaaatggctcagaatcgttcCCGACAGCTA from Schistosoma mansoni, WGS project CABG00000000 data, supercontig 0640, strain Puerto Rico, whole genome shotgun sequence encodes the following:
- a CDS encoding drug efflux protein-related, coding for TIIIDSHDID